In the genome of Nocardioides seonyuensis, one region contains:
- a CDS encoding histidine phosphatase family protein, translating into MSQTETIVHLLRHGEVHNPQGVLYGRRDGFHLSDLGNKMAQRVAAEVGDREIVHMRSSPLERAQETAAPLAEARGLSPVLDPRVLESSNVFEGLSFGEGAWTIVKRPHLWHHLRNPLKPSWGEPYDEIAARMMAAVHDAREAAEGAEAVIVSHQLPIWTTRLFLEKRSYLHHPKTRQCTLCSLTSIVFEGDRVKQVRYSEPAGDLIPVGDRSAPFSAGGAAEEERP; encoded by the coding sequence ATGTCGCAGACCGAGACCATCGTGCACCTGCTGCGCCACGGTGAGGTGCACAACCCCCAAGGCGTTCTCTACGGTCGCCGCGACGGCTTCCACCTCTCCGACCTCGGCAACAAGATGGCCCAGCGGGTCGCCGCCGAGGTCGGTGACCGCGAGATCGTCCACATGCGCAGCTCCCCGCTGGAGCGTGCCCAGGAGACCGCCGCGCCGCTGGCCGAGGCCCGCGGGCTCAGTCCGGTGCTCGACCCCCGCGTGCTCGAGTCGAGCAACGTCTTCGAGGGTCTGAGCTTCGGCGAGGGCGCTTGGACGATCGTCAAGCGGCCCCACCTGTGGCACCACCTGCGCAACCCGCTGAAGCCGTCGTGGGGGGAGCCCTACGACGAGATCGCCGCGCGCATGATGGCCGCCGTCCACGACGCGCGCGAGGCAGCCGAGGGCGCCGAGGCCGTGATCGTGTCGCACCAGCTGCCCATCTGGACCACGCGGCTCTTCCTCGAGAAGCGCAGCTACCTCCACCACCCCAAGACCCGCCAGTGCACCCTGTGCTCGCTCACCTCGATCGTGTTCGAGGGCGACCGCGTCAAGCAGGTGCGCTACTCCGAGCCCGCCGGTGACCTGATCCCGGTGGGAGACCGCTCCGCGCCGTTCTCGGCCGGGGGAGCGGCCGAGGAGGAGCGGCCCTGA
- a CDS encoding TlpA family protein disulfide reductase, which yields MSIPTGLRALVVAACLLALVGCSDLSGTGSQGYLTGDGVPREIAVADRGDPVELEGEDLEGAAVDLADLRGKPVVVNAWASWCPPCRVEQPELNEAAEELGDQVTFLGINIRDPDVAPAQAYVRSYDVPYSSIHSPDGQALLPFSIPPRSIPSTIVLDAQGRIAATIMGRVPSKLTLTSIVETVLSEGGTGE from the coding sequence ATGTCCATCCCCACGGGCCTGCGGGCCCTCGTCGTTGCCGCCTGCCTGCTCGCGCTGGTGGGGTGCAGCGATCTCTCGGGGACCGGGAGCCAGGGCTACCTCACCGGTGACGGTGTCCCCAGGGAGATCGCAGTGGCCGACCGCGGCGACCCGGTGGAGCTCGAGGGCGAGGACCTCGAGGGCGCCGCTGTCGACCTGGCCGACCTGCGCGGCAAGCCCGTCGTCGTGAACGCCTGGGCGTCGTGGTGCCCGCCGTGCCGCGTCGAGCAGCCCGAGCTCAACGAGGCGGCCGAGGAGCTCGGGGACCAGGTGACCTTCCTCGGCATCAACATCCGTGACCCCGACGTCGCGCCGGCACAGGCCTACGTCCGCAGCTACGACGTGCCCTACAGCTCGATCCACTCGCCCGACGGCCAGGCCCTGCTGCCGTTCTCGATCCCGCCCCGTTCGATCCCGAGCACGATCGTGCTCGACGCGCAGGGTCGCATCGCGGCGACGATCATGGGTCGGGTGCCGAGCAAGCTGACGCTGACCTCGATCGTCGAGACGGTGCTCTCCGAAGGTGGCACCGGTGAGTGA
- a CDS encoding lytic murein transglycosylase, with translation MAHAHRATAIVPLALISAAWTVSLAGVGTTTASADDDRGGTLPDGTSLPAEAVEAPASVSRPANGRVGLPTGTDASGIPQAALAAYQRAQAVINEADPGCRVPWELIAAIGRVESDHGRFGGNELDTNGVARPGIYGVPLKGQRGTQRITDTDAGQYDDDTRFDRAVGPMQFIPSTWAVVGVDGDNDGRRNPQDIDDSALAAAVYLCSGEDDLSAEQGQRASVYRYNHSNDYVELVLAFMRAYMDGDFSSVPTAAGQLLPEPVRTGGGKGGPAKVKGGGSGSKGGGKEGGKGTKTTKPTPTPTAKPTATPTATPTQTPTSSPTATRTPEPTSSPSVPTTLPSTTLPTLLPSTTLPPLPTATIPQPLTQLEAQARCLAQGVVDNPLTSVNELSVCIDGLMNP, from the coding sequence ATGGCTCACGCTCACCGCGCCACTGCCATCGTCCCGCTTGCCCTCATCTCGGCCGCCTGGACCGTCAGCCTCGCCGGGGTGGGGACGACCACGGCCAGTGCCGACGACGACCGCGGCGGCACCCTCCCCGACGGCACCAGCCTGCCGGCAGAGGCGGTCGAGGCCCCGGCCAGCGTCTCCCGACCGGCCAACGGCCGTGTGGGGCTGCCCACGGGCACCGACGCCAGCGGCATCCCGCAGGCCGCGCTCGCCGCCTACCAGCGCGCGCAGGCCGTCATCAACGAGGCCGACCCGGGCTGCCGCGTGCCGTGGGAGCTGATCGCGGCGATCGGTCGCGTCGAGTCCGACCACGGGCGCTTCGGGGGCAACGAGCTCGACACCAACGGGGTCGCCCGCCCGGGGATCTACGGCGTGCCCCTCAAGGGCCAGCGCGGGACCCAGCGCATCACCGACACCGACGCCGGCCAGTACGACGACGACACCCGCTTCGACCGGGCCGTCGGCCCGATGCAGTTCATCCCCTCGACCTGGGCCGTCGTGGGCGTCGACGGCGACAACGACGGCCGGCGCAACCCCCAGGACATCGACGACTCGGCGCTGGCCGCCGCCGTCTACCTCTGCTCGGGAGAGGACGACCTCTCCGCCGAGCAGGGGCAGCGCGCCTCGGTCTACCGCTACAACCACTCCAACGACTACGTCGAGCTGGTGCTGGCGTTCATGCGGGCCTACATGGACGGCGACTTCAGCTCGGTGCCCACGGCCGCCGGTCAGCTGCTTCCCGAGCCCGTCCGCACTGGTGGCGGCAAGGGCGGCCCCGCCAAGGTCAAGGGCGGCGGCTCCGGCTCCAAGGGAGGCGGCAAGGAAGGTGGCAAGGGGACCAAGACCACCAAGCCGACTCCCACCCCGACGGCGAAGCCCACGGCGACGCCCACCGCCACGCCCACACAGACGCCGACCTCATCCCCCACCGCCACGCGCACACCCGAGCCCACCAGCTCTCCCTCGGTCCCGACGACCCTCCCGTCGACGACGCTGCCCACGCTCCTGCCGTCCACGACTCTGCCGCCGCTGCCCACGGCCACCATCCCGCAGCCGCTCACCCAGCTGGAGGCCCAGGCCAGGTGTCTCGCCCAGGGTGTGGTCGACAACCCGCTCACGTCGGTCAACGAGCTCAGCGTCTGCATCGACGGCCTGATGAACCCCTAG
- a CDS encoding DUF1707 SHOCT-like domain-containing protein — MSQPADEPDTFDSVVQAHLAAAEARRQAAHARRRAARASSLASDAERDAVTSVLNDAFAQGRLTSAELSQRTTQTLAARTHGDLDEALEGLVLPPAAAKSPVRFIVAGVMLLFMAPFLLVGLLALLAGSDGGDRVFGVVFLGVLVPPLLIVWRWAWPSR; from the coding sequence GTGAGCCAGCCCGCCGACGAGCCCGACACATTCGACTCGGTCGTGCAGGCGCACCTGGCCGCCGCCGAAGCGCGGCGACAGGCCGCACATGCGCGTCGCAGGGCTGCGCGGGCGAGCTCCCTCGCCTCCGACGCCGAGCGGGACGCCGTCACCTCGGTCCTGAACGACGCCTTCGCCCAGGGCCGGCTCACCTCGGCCGAGCTGTCACAACGCACGACGCAGACACTCGCTGCCCGGACGCACGGGGATCTCGACGAGGCCCTCGAGGGCCTCGTCCTTCCCCCGGCCGCGGCGAAGAGCCCCGTCCGGTTCATCGTCGCCGGCGTCATGCTGTTGTTCATGGCGCCGTTCCTGCTGGTCGGCCTGCTCGCACTTCTCGCCGGCTCGGACGGTGGCGACCGAGTCTTCGGCGTGGTCTTCCTCGGCGTCCTCGTGCCGCCCCTGCTGATCGTGTGGCGCTGGGCCTGGCCCTCCCGCTAG
- the resB gene encoding cytochrome c biogenesis protein ResB gives MTGGEDRQAPALPSAMTARELARWAWRQLTSMRTALVLLLLLALAAIPGSVFPQEDIDSLAVTQWKDAHPKLTPIWESLDLFSVYSSVWFSAIYILLMVSLVGCIIPRTGVYWRALRARPPRAPRHLSRLPEHASYDTEEAPEVVLERAAAVLKKRGYRVEASDGAVAAERGYLREAGNLLFHLAVLVVLVGFAVGGLFGYKGGVILLVGNGFSNNLTQYDDFAPGSLFDPSTMEDFHFSVDEFDVTWLTEGLSAGQARDFKAHLTYTETQGGETKEHALRVNHPLTIGGTDVFLIGHGYAPVITIRDGEGEIATGGPTVFLPTDQSFASFGVVKAPDASPNQIGLEGTFYPTFAMGQDEDGNLTMPYSAWGDALDPLVSMLVYTGDLGLNDGSASSVYVLDKADAEPVLNDEGRPLRLDLRPGDTVELPDDMGSVTFEGVERWNKIQISRTPGKFLALGGVVLALIGLFGSLFVRPRRVWVRARRDPEGRTLVEAARLDRSSGADPETGAEEMGAILDSLGRPARAAEGGAS, from the coding sequence GTGACCGGCGGCGAGGACCGGCAGGCGCCTGCTCTGCCCAGCGCGATGACAGCGCGCGAGCTCGCGCGCTGGGCGTGGCGCCAGCTCACGTCGATGCGCACGGCCCTCGTCCTGCTCCTGCTCCTCGCGCTGGCCGCCATCCCGGGCTCGGTGTTCCCCCAGGAGGACATCGACTCCCTCGCGGTCACGCAGTGGAAGGACGCCCACCCGAAGCTCACCCCCATCTGGGAGAGCCTCGACCTCTTCTCGGTCTACTCCTCGGTCTGGTTCTCGGCGATCTACATCCTGCTGATGGTCTCGCTGGTGGGCTGCATCATCCCGCGCACCGGCGTCTACTGGCGTGCCCTGCGAGCGCGCCCGCCCCGGGCCCCCCGTCACCTGTCCCGCCTCCCCGAGCACGCGTCGTACGACACCGAGGAGGCGCCCGAGGTCGTCCTCGAGCGAGCTGCGGCCGTCCTGAAGAAGCGTGGCTACCGGGTCGAGGCGAGTGACGGCGCCGTCGCCGCCGAGCGCGGCTACCTGCGGGAGGCCGGAAACCTGCTCTTCCACCTCGCCGTCCTCGTCGTCCTCGTCGGCTTCGCCGTGGGTGGGCTGTTCGGCTACAAGGGCGGCGTCATCCTGCTGGTGGGCAACGGCTTCTCCAACAACCTCACGCAGTACGACGACTTCGCCCCCGGGTCGCTGTTCGACCCCTCGACCATGGAGGACTTCCACTTCAGCGTCGACGAGTTCGACGTCACCTGGCTCACCGAGGGGCTCAGCGCCGGGCAGGCGCGCGACTTCAAGGCCCACCTGACCTACACCGAGACCCAGGGCGGCGAGACCAAGGAGCACGCCCTGCGCGTGAACCACCCGCTCACCATCGGCGGCACCGACGTGTTCCTGATCGGCCACGGCTACGCCCCCGTCATCACGATCCGCGACGGCGAGGGCGAGATCGCGACCGGCGGTCCCACCGTGTTCCTGCCCACTGACCAGTCGTTCGCCTCGTTCGGCGTCGTCAAGGCGCCTGATGCCTCCCCGAACCAGATCGGGCTCGAGGGCACCTTCTACCCGACGTTCGCGATGGGGCAGGACGAGGACGGCAACCTGACCATGCCCTACTCCGCCTGGGGCGACGCGCTCGACCCGCTGGTCTCCATGCTCGTCTACACCGGCGACCTCGGTCTCAACGACGGCTCCGCCTCGTCGGTCTACGTGCTCGACAAGGCCGATGCCGAGCCGGTGCTGAACGACGAGGGCCGCCCCCTGCGGCTGGACCTGCGTCCCGGTGACACGGTCGAGCTCCCCGACGACATGGGCTCGGTGACCTTCGAGGGGGTCGAGCGCTGGAACAAGATCCAGATCTCGCGCACCCCTGGCAAGTTCCTCGCCCTCGGCGGCGTCGTGCTGGCCCTGATCGGCCTGTTCGGCTCGCTGTTCGTGCGGCCTCGCCGGGTCTGGGTGCGTGCGCGCCGTGACCCCGAGGGCCGCACCCTGGTCGAGGCAGCGCGCCTCGACCGTTCCTCGGGTGCAGACCCGGAGACGGGCGCCGAGGAGATGGGTGCCATTCTCGATTCGCTGGGCCGTCCGGCCCGCGCAGCTGAAGGAGGAGCGTCGTGA
- the hemB gene encoding porphobilinogen synthase, giving the protein MSEDQNQAVTTPTLRPRRLRRTPALRRMVAETSLEARQLVLPLFVREGLDEPRPISSMPGVVQHSRDSLRRAVAEAAELGLGGVMLFGIPLEKDAVGSGGIDPAGVLNLAITDVVAEVGDQLTVMSDLCLDEFTDHGHCGLLTPDGEVDNDKTLAAYAQMALAQAEAGVDMVGPSGMMDGQVRVIREALDAAEHSGVSILAYSAKYASAFFGPFREAVDSSLEGDRRTYQQDPANGAEGVREALLDVAEGADIVMVKPALAYLDVVRRVRDAVDVPVAAYNISGEYAMVEAAAANGWIDREAAILETLTSIRRAGADVVLTYWAAEAARLLAR; this is encoded by the coding sequence GTGAGCGAGGACCAGAACCAGGCGGTCACCACCCCCACGCTGCGGCCGCGACGGCTCCGTCGTACCCCCGCGCTGCGGCGGATGGTCGCCGAGACCTCCCTGGAGGCGCGCCAGCTCGTGCTGCCGCTCTTCGTCAGGGAGGGGCTGGACGAGCCGCGTCCCATCTCGTCCATGCCCGGCGTCGTCCAGCACTCCCGCGACAGCCTGCGGCGTGCCGTCGCCGAGGCCGCCGAGCTCGGCCTGGGCGGGGTGATGCTCTTCGGCATCCCCCTCGAGAAGGACGCCGTCGGCTCGGGCGGCATCGACCCTGCCGGGGTCCTCAACCTCGCCATCACCGACGTGGTCGCCGAGGTCGGCGACCAGCTCACGGTGATGAGCGACCTGTGCCTCGACGAGTTCACCGACCACGGCCACTGCGGGCTGCTGACCCCGGACGGGGAGGTCGACAACGACAAGACCCTCGCCGCCTACGCCCAGATGGCCCTGGCCCAGGCCGAGGCGGGCGTCGACATGGTCGGGCCCAGCGGGATGATGGACGGCCAGGTGCGGGTCATCCGCGAAGCGCTCGACGCCGCCGAGCACAGCGGGGTCTCGATCCTCGCCTACTCCGCCAAGTACGCCTCCGCCTTCTTCGGTCCCTTCCGCGAGGCGGTGGACTCCTCGCTCGAGGGTGACCGCCGCACCTACCAGCAGGACCCCGCCAACGGCGCCGAGGGCGTCCGCGAGGCCCTCCTCGACGTCGCCGAGGGGGCCGACATCGTCATGGTGAAGCCCGCGCTCGCCTACCTCGACGTCGTACGCCGCGTGCGTGACGCCGTCGACGTCCCGGTCGCGGCCTACAACATCTCCGGCGAGTACGCCATGGTCGAGGCGGCCGCTGCCAACGGCTGGATCGACCGCGAGGCGGCGATCCTGGAGACGTTGACGTCGATCCGGCGCGCCGGCGCCGACGTCGTCCTCACCTACTGGGCCGCCGAGGCCGCCCGCCTCCTCGCTCGCTGA
- a CDS encoding DUF4229 domain-containing protein, which produces MKEFVVYTVMRILLFLGSLAVITGIWALLNDGRVHLLFSVVLAFLVSGIASYFLLSGPREAFARRVEDRASRASAAFEERKAREDAD; this is translated from the coding sequence GTGAAGGAGTTCGTCGTCTACACGGTCATGAGGATCCTGCTCTTCCTCGGGTCCCTCGCGGTGATCACCGGTATCTGGGCGCTGCTCAACGACGGCCGCGTGCACCTGCTGTTCTCGGTCGTGCTGGCCTTCCTGGTGTCCGGGATCGCGTCCTACTTCCTGCTCAGCGGTCCGCGCGAGGCGTTCGCGCGACGCGTCGAGGACCGCGCGTCGCGGGCGTCGGCGGCCTTCGAGGAGCGCAAGGCCCGCGAGGACGCCGACTAG
- the hemL gene encoding glutamate-1-semialdehyde 2,1-aminomutase, with product MKPVSTEQSAALFERARTVTPGGVNSPVRAFAAVGGTPRFMRSASGAWLTDVDGHDYVDLVCSWGPMLLGHAHPEVQAAIAAAIARGTSYGTPTEPEVELAEEIVSRTPAEQVRFVSSGTEATMSAIRLARGFTGRDVVVKFAGCYHGHVDSLLASAGSGVATLRGSQAHTPGRPLSVPGTAGVPAGSAAETIVLPYNDRDAVTEAFAQYGTRIACLVTEAVPGNMGVVPPAPGFNSFLAQTCREHGALFISDEVMTGFRATREGGWGLDGAIEGWVPDLMTFGKVMGGGFPAAAFGGRSDVMAHLAPEGPVYQAGTLSGNPIATTAGLATLQLATDEVYERLDATAATIRSAVAEALTAAGVPHVVQHAGTMFSVFFREGAVRDYSEAGAQDTATYAAFFHSMLDQGVYLPPSAFECWFVSAAHDDRAVSAILDALPSAATAAATARTTGA from the coding sequence GTGAAACCCGTGTCCACCGAGCAGAGCGCGGCCCTCTTCGAGCGGGCGCGGACCGTGACGCCGGGAGGCGTCAACTCCCCGGTGCGCGCCTTCGCGGCGGTCGGGGGCACGCCCCGGTTCATGCGCTCGGCGAGCGGGGCCTGGCTGACCGACGTCGACGGCCACGACTACGTCGACCTCGTCTGCTCGTGGGGGCCGATGCTGCTGGGCCACGCACATCCCGAGGTCCAGGCGGCCATCGCCGCGGCGATCGCGCGCGGGACGTCGTACGGCACCCCCACCGAGCCCGAGGTCGAGCTCGCCGAGGAGATCGTCTCCAGGACCCCGGCCGAGCAGGTGCGCTTCGTCTCCTCCGGCACCGAGGCGACGATGTCCGCGATACGGCTGGCGCGCGGGTTCACCGGGCGCGACGTCGTGGTGAAGTTCGCCGGCTGCTACCACGGTCACGTCGACTCGCTGCTGGCCAGCGCGGGTTCCGGCGTCGCCACCCTTCGCGGCTCGCAGGCCCACACGCCGGGACGACCTCTGTCGGTCCCTGGCACCGCCGGCGTCCCCGCCGGGAGCGCGGCCGAGACCATCGTGCTGCCCTACAACGACCGCGATGCGGTGACCGAGGCGTTCGCCCAGTACGGCACCCGCATCGCCTGCCTGGTGACCGAGGCGGTCCCCGGCAACATGGGCGTCGTCCCGCCGGCACCGGGCTTCAACTCCTTCCTCGCGCAGACGTGCCGCGAGCACGGCGCGCTCTTCATCAGCGACGAGGTCATGACCGGGTTCCGCGCCACCCGCGAGGGCGGCTGGGGCCTCGACGGCGCCATCGAGGGCTGGGTGCCCGACCTGATGACCTTCGGCAAGGTGATGGGCGGCGGCTTCCCGGCGGCAGCCTTCGGCGGTCGCTCCGACGTCATGGCGCACCTCGCGCCCGAGGGCCCCGTCTACCAGGCCGGCACCCTCTCGGGGAACCCGATCGCCACCACCGCCGGGCTGGCGACGCTGCAGCTGGCCACCGACGAGGTCTACGAGCGCCTCGACGCCACCGCCGCCACCATCCGTTCCGCAGTCGCGGAGGCTCTCACCGCGGCCGGGGTGCCCCACGTCGTGCAGCACGCGGGCACGATGTTCTCGGTGTTCTTCCGCGAGGGAGCTGTCCGCGACTACTCCGAGGCAGGGGCCCAGGACACCGCGACCTACGCCGCGTTCTTCCACTCGATGCTCGACCAGGGCGTCTACCTGCCGCCGTCGGCCTTCGAGTGCTGGTTCGTGTCGGCTGCCCACGACGACCGCGCGGTGTCTGCGATCCTCGACGCCCTGCCCTCTGCCGCCACGGCGGCCGCGACCGCCCGCACCACAGGAGCCTGA
- a CDS encoding cytochrome c biogenesis CcdA family protein, with protein MSEWFQETALSGSLVLALPVALVAGLVSFFSPCVIPLLPGYLSYATGLSGADLAEGEFSAGQRGRMVLGASLFVLGFSTVFVLLGLATGQVGSWLVTHQRELNVVLGVLAVLLGLAFMGALPVLQRDWRVHAVPSVGLAAAPVLGFLFGVGWTPCIGPTLAVITSLSINEGTAARGALLSGVYALGLGLPFILAALAYRRALSAFAVIRRHQKWVMRAGGLMLVAVGVLLLTGWWDVMVQWIQVQLVSEFEVAV; from the coding sequence GTGAGTGAGTGGTTCCAGGAGACCGCGCTCTCCGGGTCGCTCGTCCTCGCGCTGCCCGTCGCCCTCGTCGCCGGCCTCGTGTCCTTCTTCAGCCCCTGCGTCATCCCGCTCCTGCCCGGCTACCTCTCCTACGCCACCGGCCTCTCGGGCGCCGACCTGGCCGAGGGTGAGTTCTCGGCGGGCCAGCGCGGACGGATGGTGCTGGGTGCGAGCCTGTTCGTGCTCGGCTTCTCGACCGTCTTCGTGCTCCTCGGCCTCGCCACCGGGCAGGTCGGCTCCTGGCTGGTGACCCACCAGCGCGAGCTCAACGTCGTGCTCGGTGTGCTGGCCGTGCTGCTGGGGCTCGCCTTCATGGGCGCGCTGCCCGTGCTGCAGCGCGACTGGCGGGTGCACGCGGTGCCGTCCGTCGGGCTCGCGGCCGCACCGGTGCTGGGCTTCCTCTTCGGGGTCGGCTGGACGCCCTGCATCGGCCCGACCCTGGCCGTCATCACCAGCCTCTCCATCAACGAGGGCACCGCCGCCCGCGGCGCCCTGCTCTCGGGCGTCTACGCGCTGGGGCTCGGGCTGCCGTTCATCCTCGCCGCGCTCGCCTACCGCCGCGCGCTCTCCGCCTTTGCCGTCATCCGCCGCCACCAGAAGTGGGTGATGCGGGCCGGCGGCCTGATGCTGGTCGCGGTGGGCGTGCTCCTGCTCACGGGCTGGTGGGACGTCATGGTGCAGTGGATCCAGGTCCAGCTGGTCAGCGAGTTCGAGGTGGCGGTGTGA
- the ccsB gene encoding c-type cytochrome biogenesis protein CcsB: MTDAQWEILSYQAVIAGAVLYFLAMLAYFVEWAGLRKVAPSEAVPDLVAAGVGGTGRGTAAEGPDVDDEPGRRTQMAGRLGLVLTAFGGAVHLASLVTRGLAADPNRVPWGNMYEFTLAGTFMVTLTFLLVGLRRDVSWLGPIVVPVVLASLMAAFLGLDDAVLPLPDALNSPWLVIHVISAIIATGVFTIGGILSVLYLLKARSDSSRGYLARVPDLARLDRLSYQLHAYGFLVWTFAVLITGPIWAHQAWGSYWNWDPKEVWAFITWVVYATYLHARATVGWRGKGAAWLALVGLATLWFNFIGINFFSSSSQHSYAGAESSTVTTSVAAVPLLASATSLELSQELRVVVRPGDPGRGLATAGSAADGAGAAAVEQTDDNPHDERDRGDGEQDLEHASNVVGRV; encoded by the coding sequence GTGACCGACGCACAGTGGGAGATCCTGAGCTACCAGGCGGTCATCGCCGGTGCGGTGCTCTACTTCCTCGCCATGCTCGCCTACTTCGTGGAGTGGGCCGGGCTGCGCAAGGTCGCCCCTTCCGAGGCGGTCCCCGACCTCGTGGCCGCCGGAGTCGGTGGCACTGGCCGCGGCACCGCGGCGGAAGGGCCGGACGTCGACGATGAGCCGGGTCGCCGTACCCAGATGGCCGGGCGGCTCGGCCTCGTGCTCACCGCCTTCGGCGGTGCCGTCCACCTCGCATCGCTCGTCACCCGAGGCCTCGCGGCAGACCCCAACCGCGTGCCGTGGGGCAACATGTACGAGTTCACCCTGGCCGGGACGTTCATGGTCACCCTCACCTTCCTGCTGGTGGGGCTCAGGCGCGACGTCTCGTGGCTCGGCCCGATCGTGGTGCCGGTGGTGCTGGCCTCGCTGATGGCGGCGTTCCTGGGTCTCGACGACGCCGTGCTGCCGCTGCCAGACGCGCTCAACTCGCCCTGGCTGGTGATCCACGTGATCTCGGCGATCATCGCCACCGGCGTCTTCACGATCGGCGGCATCCTCTCGGTGCTCTACCTGCTCAAGGCGCGCTCGGACTCCAGTCGCGGCTACCTCGCGCGGGTGCCCGACCTCGCGCGGCTCGACCGGCTCTCCTACCAGCTGCACGCCTACGGGTTCCTCGTGTGGACCTTCGCCGTCCTCATCACCGGCCCCATCTGGGCCCACCAGGCCTGGGGCTCCTACTGGAACTGGGACCCCAAGGAGGTCTGGGCGTTCATCACCTGGGTCGTCTACGCGACCTACCTCCACGCCCGCGCGACCGTCGGGTGGCGGGGCAAGGGCGCAGCCTGGCTCGCGCTGGTCGGCCTGGCCACGCTGTGGTTCAACTTCATCGGGATCAACTTCTTCAGCAGCTCCAGCCAGCACTCCTACGCCGGCGCGGAGTCGTCCACCGTCACGACCTCAGTCGCTGCCGTCCCGCTGCTCGCGTCGGCGACGTCGCTCGAGCTCTCGCAGGAACTCCGGGTCGTCGTCAGGCCCGGTGACCCGGGGCGGGGGCTGGCGACGGCGGGGAGCGCCGCCGACGGCGCCGGGGCCGCGGCGGTCGAGCAGACGGACGACAACCCACACGACGAGCGCGATCGCGGCGACGGTGAGCAGGACCTTGAGCATGCTTCCAATGTAGTCGGTCGAGTCTAG